ACTTTGCCAGTTGACCGAAATATTCATATTCTAATAAATcgtttcatttttaaattacaatatgttgtcttaaaaaaaaatgtttttaatcaacatttattattccatttaaagaaaaattCAACAACGAACACAATACAAAGGGCATTAATCATCAATTTCTATACCCATTAATCCCATTCAGAGACACACGATGCAGGAGTAGCAACcacctctttctgtctttgatATTTAAGAATTGcagataaaataaacataacaaacaaatacatcaaATTAATTATTTCTTAAATCTATTACACAAAAAGATAAGTGGTCTTTGTtgcctgttttctttttttgtactaCTGTTCATCAGTTTACAATGTCTACAGTGCACAATGATGACGACAGATAAAAGACTAACAGAGCATCTTTGAGGTGGATAACAAAAAATGGGAAACTTTGAGGTTATTACAAAATAGATAAATACAGTATGCAGTGCTTCAAACCACAGATGAAATACTGACAGAGACACATATCCACTCTGCGGGGTCTAAGCCAGTATTTGGGTAACCAAAATCAGCATAGGTCTATGCCATACCTAAaacaaaataagtaaataaatgcaGAAAGCATAACAAAAGACTATTCACTAATCAACTATTCCGACTCATCCTCTTTATCCGCCAATctaaacattttcattaaaGATTACAGACCACAGATCTCAATGGTTCCACCTCTCTGAAAATGCTTGGCTGATGTCCACCTAGTTTTTCTACAGCTTCAATCAACTTCACTGTACACTTTTCACTATATGCATTCCCTGGTCTGAAGATCAGATCGGATATCTTCTTCTCATCCTGACTCTGGGTATGCAGATCCCTGCGCAGCTTGTTTAAGTCCTTCACCAGACAAAAAGTCTTGCAGGCCCTCAGTTCCGGCGCCAGGTTACTAGGATTCTTGTCCTGCTGCTCACCCAGCTGCACCACCCAGAACTTAGCCAAGTCACTGGCACTCTTCGCATGGCTCGCCACCATGTTGAGAATCAGTGGGTAAAGGTCATGAGTTGCTGCTGGGATGGAGGATTCTGGGAAGGTGTGGTTGGGAGGAGAGTGGCTGGTCTGTGAAGAGGACTGAGAGAAGAtaagagtttttttcttttttaaatcactcCTGGTCAGACggcaagaaataaataaatgataagtATGACATACAACTTACAATATCTACCTGTGGGCAGACGATGAGCACTCTGTGTGCAGCCTTGGCCTGTTCTGCCAGCCAGCGCATTGGCCCCAGCTCTGCGATCTTCCCCTGCTGCCACATGTCGACAGCTACATTGCAGCCACCGTGCCACTGCAGGAACTCTGCCAGTGCCACCACGGCCTGCTGGAATGCTGAATTCTCCGCAGGGTACACCATCAGGACGGGGATGGAATCCATGGGAGATGTGGGCAACTTTTTGAAACCCAATGAGTTGGCAAAGTTGGTTCCACAGCTTTTATCTGGAGAGCAAGAAAACATTGGAAATGACAGGTTAGTTATATTCAGCACCAGGCAGCAGTGTCAAACAATTGATATAACCCAGAGGGGATTTCTGAATTTGTCTGTGGTGAGCCCTTGACACATTTCAGTACTTTTTTTCATCAAACCTTCAAATCTAGCAGGGGAAGAATGTTTCCTTTGCAAGATAACACAACATTTAGCCACTATAGTAGTTACAGCTAAGCTCCTTTGCAATGTGACAGAAATTTGCTCTTAATGTGTTGGGAAGCATTTTGCAAGTTTCACATATTTTGGTCCAGTAGCTAGTAACTGAGGCCCTATCCAAATCATGAGTGCAAGATTGGTAAGTGAGCCCATGCATCTGCATTAAGTTGAGCATCTTTTCCATTCAACATCTGCTATTTTGTTGTCTTGGCGTTCTTTCATCAAAATCTCtttaaaaaagttttgtttttacagattATGAAGCAGGAACTTAGGATCATCAAACCGGCCAGTCCTCCAAAAAGGGCCCCCACTGTGCTCGTGAAGTCAACATCATCACGGACAGTTATTTTCTTTAAGCctgcacagacaaacacaaacgcacaaaaCATATTACATTGATTAATTGTATTGAGATTGTACTAACAGTGCTTTATATAATTGTGATTCTTACCAAAAGATGTGATCTCTGCTGCagtgaaatatataaaaaaaatatattgtaaaaaTAGATTTATCAACATCGTTGTTGTAAAGTactatacattatatatacacatatactgtacacacatccACCAGCAAATGAGATTGCTTACCTATAGGAGCTGTAGTAGGCTTTGATGTAACACCTGAAGTAACTACAAAAGaagttttaaacatttgaatactTTCCACATCATGCTGCCTGTACGGAAACAACATAGCAGCTATAATTGAGAttacaaaacacatttatatCTTTATCCCGTACCCGTCACATGTTTTGACGATAAGCCTTGAAAAATTAGATATTACCTACGTAAAtgcttttgactggtactgagTTTCATGCCTTACAGTGTGAATAACAAACCatagtctttttttaattttttttttggagtatCAAAAAACtgagaataaaaaaatgaacttACTTGCTGGACGAGGTATTTCGATAGCGATACGCTTATAAGCGAAACCGCTGTTTGGTGGAGGCAAAGGGAGATTGGCAGCTTGGATCATGATGTAGCCATAGCTTGCTTTTACTAAATAATGAAACCATTTCTAGATTTGGAAAGATAACAAAAATTGCATTTTTCACATTGCAATTTGTGTATCAATTCACTTCATCATTTCAACTCATGCTGTGCAGACAATCGCTGATTAAACCTACAGACATGTATGAGTCAAGTGCAATCCATGATACCTGCTCTGAGCTGAGGCCTGCCGTGGCCAAAACTGGGTTGTATTCACAGTAGTACTCTTCCCCTGAAATTACAATCCGAGTGCCTGTCAGAGTTCCAATACTAGctgcaaagagagagaaaatgtcagAGATCCTTTGAGTTTGTATAAATAATAACTGGCCTATATTGTATATACCATCTTATTTTTCCTCTCATATCTCTAATCACAACCAtctcacaaccacacacacatacaaacaaacatacattttaaacaaaaatataaacatcCTACCACTCATAGACAAAGCGGACACCAAGACATGCACCTCTGTATCCTCATAACTCACCCACAACCCttcttattgttgttgtttaggCTTAACAATGTCCATATGTGTTGATTGTCACGGTGAATGTTTTCTATTGTACATGCCACTTTTTACAGTTGTGTCGTGTCATATTATGTCATGTTTcctcaatgaaaataaaaatgttgctgtttctctACCATAAGGGGGCTCTTCCTGTCTCATACCTGCTATAAGCTTTTGATTATCCTTGGTTTCAGTGTTTCATGTATCTTCTATTTATGGAGGattcatcattttaattttgatgactTTCTATATTAAATGATTCCTTTTGAGATCTTCACTTCTGCATTACAGTTATGTTGTTGAAATTAGACATTTTTCATAATGGTTTTAAATAAAAGTGGTTTTATAAGTTTCCATGTGGAAAAATAA
This genomic interval from Sander vitreus isolate 19-12246 chromosome 7, sanVit1, whole genome shotgun sequence contains the following:
- the il17rb gene encoding interleukin-17 receptor B isoform X6, producing MMWGASLFFFYYVVAQGTSDEINVECSKFHGPLPHASDISPSLLADLRMELVTVGGKHMMNISWAINIDASIGTLTGTRIVISGEEYYCEYNPVLATAGLSSEQKWFHYLVKASYGYIMIQAANLPLPPPNSGFAYKRIAIEIPRPAITSGVTSKPTTAPIAEITSFGLKKITVRDDVDFTSTVGALFGGLAGLMILSSCFIIYKSCGTNFANSLGFKKLPTSPMDSIPVLMVYPAENSAFQQAVVALAEFLQWHGGCNVAVDMWQQGKIAELGPMRWLAEQAKAAHRVLIVCPQTSHSPPNHTFPESSIPAATHDLYPLILNMVASHAKSASDLAKFWVVQLGEQQDKNPSNLAPELRACKTFCLVKDLNKLRRDLHTQSQDEKKISDLIFRPGNAYSEKCTVKLIEAVEKLGGHQPSIFREVEPLRSVVCNL
- the il17rb gene encoding interleukin-17 receptor B isoform X2, which produces MMWGASLFFFYYVVAQGTSDEINVECSKFHGPLPHASDISPSLLADLRMELVTVGGKHMMNISWAINIDASIGTLTGTRIVISGEEYYCEYNPVLATAGLSSEQKWFHYLVKASYGYIMIQAANLPLPPPNSGFAYKRIAIEIPRPAITSGVTSKPTTAPIEITSFGLKKITVRDDVDFTSTVGALFGGLAGLMILSSCFIIYKSCGTNFANSLGFKKLPTSPMDSIPVLMVYPAENSAFQQAVVALAEFLQWHGGCNVAVDMWQQGKIAELGPMRWLAEQAKAAHRVLIVCPQVDISSSQTSHSPPNHTFPESSIPAATHDLYPLILNMVASHAKSASDLAKFWVVQLGEQQDKNPSNLAPELRACKTFCLVKDLNKLRRDLHTQSQDEKKISDLIFRPGNAYSEKCTVKLIEAVEKLGGHQPSIFREVEPLRSVVCNL
- the il17rb gene encoding interleukin-17 receptor B isoform X5, whose product is MMWGASLFFFYYVVAQGTSDEINVECSKFHGPLPHASDISPSLLADLRMELVTVGGKHMMNISWAINIDASIGTLTGTRIVISGEEYYCEYNPVLATAGLSSEQKWFHYLVKASYGYIMIQAANLPLPPPNSGFAYKRIAIEIPRPAITSGVTSKPTTAPIGLKKITVRDDVDFTSTVGALFGGLAGLMILSSCFIIYKSCGTNFANSLGFKKLPTSPMDSIPVLMVYPAENSAFQQAVVALAEFLQWHGGCNVAVDMWQQGKIAELGPMRWLAEQAKAAHRVLIVCPQVDISSSQTSHSPPNHTFPESSIPAATHDLYPLILNMVASHAKSASDLAKFWVVQLGEQQDKNPSNLAPELRACKTFCLVKDLNKLRRDLHTQSQDEKKISDLIFRPGNAYSEKCTVKLIEAVEKLGGHQPSIFREVEPLRSVVCNL
- the il17rb gene encoding interleukin-17 receptor B isoform X1, translating into MMWGASLFFFYYVVAQGTSDEINVECSKFHGPLPHASDISPSLLADLRMELVTVGGKHMMNISWAINIDASIGTLTGTRIVISGEEYYCEYNPVLATAGLSSEQKWFHYLVKASYGYIMIQAANLPLPPPNSGFAYKRIAIEIPRPAITSGVTSKPTTAPIAEITSFGLKKITVRDDVDFTSTVGALFGGLAGLMILSSCFIIYKSCGTNFANSLGFKKLPTSPMDSIPVLMVYPAENSAFQQAVVALAEFLQWHGGCNVAVDMWQQGKIAELGPMRWLAEQAKAAHRVLIVCPQVDISSSQTSHSPPNHTFPESSIPAATHDLYPLILNMVASHAKSASDLAKFWVVQLGEQQDKNPSNLAPELRACKTFCLVKDLNKLRRDLHTQSQDEKKISDLIFRPGNAYSEKCTVKLIEAVEKLGGHQPSIFREVEPLRSVVCNL
- the il17rb gene encoding interleukin-17 receptor B isoform X4 encodes the protein MMWGASLFFFYYVVAQGTSDEINVECSKFHGPLPHASDISPSLLADLRMELVTVGGKHMMNISWAINIDASIGTLTGTRIVISGEEYYCEYNPVLATAGLSSEQKWFHYLVKASYGYIMIQAANLPLPPPNSGFAYKRIAIEIPRPAITSGVTSKPTTAPIAEITSFGLKKITVRDDVDFTSTVGALFGGLAGLMILSSCFIIYKSCGTNFANSLGFKKLPTSPMDSIPVLMVYPAENSAFQQAVVALAEFLQWHGGCNVAVDMWQQGKIAELGPMRWLAEQAKAAHRVLIVCPQVDITSHSPPNHTFPESSIPAATHDLYPLILNMVASHAKSASDLAKFWVVQLGEQQDKNPSNLAPELRACKTFCLVKDLNKLRRDLHTQSQDEKKISDLIFRPGNAYSEKCTVKLIEAVEKLGGHQPSIFREVEPLRSVVCNL
- the il17rb gene encoding interleukin-17 receptor B isoform X3, whose product is MMWGASLFFFYYVVAQGTSDEINVECSKFHGPLPHASDISPSLLADLRMELVTVGGKHMMNISWAINIDASIGTLTGTRIVISGEEYYCEYNPVLATAGLSSEQKWFHYLVKASYGYIMIQAANLPLPPPNSGFAYKRIAIEIPRPAITSGVTSKPTTAPIAEITSFGLKKITVRDDVDFTSTVGALFGGLAGLMILSSCFIIYKSCGTNFANSLGFKKLPTSPMDSIPVLMVYPAENSAFQQAVVALAEFLQWHGGCNVAVDMWQQGKIAELGPMRWLAEQAKAAHRVLIVCPQSSSQTSHSPPNHTFPESSIPAATHDLYPLILNMVASHAKSASDLAKFWVVQLGEQQDKNPSNLAPELRACKTFCLVKDLNKLRRDLHTQSQDEKKISDLIFRPGNAYSEKCTVKLIEAVEKLGGHQPSIFREVEPLRSVVCNL